Proteins encoded together in one Lathamus discolor isolate bLatDis1 chromosome 3, bLatDis1.hap1, whole genome shotgun sequence window:
- the KIF11 gene encoding kinesin-like protein KIF11: protein MASFGFQGGGGGSGSSSSKKEEKGKNIQVVVRCRPFNTSERKAGSYPVVDCDQARKEVSVRTGGVTDKTSRKTYTFDMVFGGQAKQIDVYRSVVCPILDEVIMGYNCTVFAYGQTGTGKTFTMEGERSPNEEYTWEEDPLAGIIPRTLHQIFEKLTENGSEFSVKVSLLEIYNEELFDLLNPTPDVGERLQMFDDPRNKRGVIIKGLEEITVHNKNEVYQILERGAAKRTTAATYMNAYSSRSHSVFSITIHMKETTIDGEELVKIGKLNLVDLAGSENIGRSGAVDKRAREAGNINQSLLTLGRVITALVERAPHIPYRESKLTRILQDSLGGRTKTSIIATVSPASISLEETLSTLEYAHRAKNIMNKPEVNQKLTKKALIKEYTEEIERLKRDLAAAREKNGVYISLENYEALNGKLTVQEEQIAEYIDKISVMEEEVKRITELFTVNKNELEQCKTDLQIKEKELEETQKDLQETKIHLAEEEYVVSVLENTEQKLHGTASKLLCTVQETTKDVSGLHAKLDRKKVVDQHNAIVQNTFAGQMNDLFNKIQYSVTENSLKQQQMLTCYTNFIGNLLSTSSSAANILASVVSASFASVKELVSTEVSHVSKKIIQHENLSLDCKAELLRLIEEHTSGLGRALNSLTPMLEFVLGLNCQFQNNMKKYSVVVDKMEGHKREIDTFFEDLSLTLKELREETASVFAQLQNDCENLKEEVEMTKLAHAKNTAQLMSLLQSQLDHFAQETQKNLTNVLAKNGSLKTTISAVQENVHLKATDLVSSATSNHSKFIASLDNFSQDLRTINAENKMMLEKSTDHCCQLLTNLKNVSQDADKWGEFMTAQIVSFTNQQLLSFSDKKQQLECLQKKNEDSCDTAIAEIDDHIGRQKATEEKVLNGLLEQIKVDQEILLKEKLALHEEAGSGLTQVNDFLQEDLKVDVPTGATPQRKDYFYPVTLVRTEPRELLLEQLRQRQLKLDAVLNSVTEVEDNVDQDLLEEEEGLQEASESLASDKSLVDANMCCQANGGVPFFQHKRSHKRDKENKSAAAVESKIEDMTEQFLPKSKPPLRSLN from the exons ATGGCTTCTTTCGGCTTCcagggaggcggcggcggcagcggcagcagcagctctaagaaggaggagaagggcaAGAACATCCAAGTGGTGGTGCGGTGCAG GCCTTTTAATACTTCAGAACGTAAAGCAGGCTCCTATCCTGTTGTAGACTGTGACCAAGCAAGAAAGGAAGTTAGTGTCCGCACTGGAGGAGTGACAGATAAGACATCAAGAAAGACTTACACATTTGATATG GTTTTTGGAGGTCAGGCAAAGCAAATTGATGTATACCGGAGTGTTGTGTGTCCCATTTTGGATGAAGTTATTATGGGCTACAACTGTACAGTGTTTGC TTATGGCCAAACTGGTACCGGTAAGACCTTCACAATGGAAGGGGAGCGATCACCCAATGAGGAATATACTTGGGAAGAG GATCCACTGGCAGGTATAATACCCCGTACATTGCAtcaaatatttgaaaaactCACGGAGAATGGTTCTGAATTTTCTGTGAAAGTCTCTCTTTTGGAAATATATAATGAGGAGCTTTTTGATCTTCTGAATCCTACTCCTGATGTTGGAGAAAGACTGCAGATGTTTGATGATCCTCGGAACAAA CGGGGTGTAATTATTAAAGGCTTGGAAGAAATAACTGTACACAACAAAAATGAAGTCTACCAAATCCTGGAAAGGGGTGCAGCAAAAAGAACTACTGCAGCTACTTACATGAATGCATATTCAAG CCGTTCCCACTCTGTATTTTCTATTACCATCCACATGAAAGAAACAACAATAGATGGAGAAGAACTTGTTAAAATTGGAAAGCTAAACTTG GTTGATCTTGCAGGAAGTGAAAACATTGGTCGATCTGGGGCAGTTGACAAAAGAGCTCGTGAAGCTGGAAATATCAACCAGTCTCTACTGACTCTAGGAAGAGTTATTACTGCTCTAGTAGAAAGAGCCCCACATATTCCATACAGGGAATCTAAACTCACAAGAATCCTTCAAGACTCTCTTGGAGGACGAACAAAAACATCAATAATTGCCACAGTTTCTCCTGCGTCTATAAGTCTTGAG GAAACCCTGAGTACACTAGAATATGCCCACAGAGCAAAGAATATAATGAACAAGCCTGAAGTTAATCAGAAGCTAACAAAAAAAGCTCTTATTAAG GAATACACTGAAGAGATTGAGCGTCTGAAGCGAGACCTTGCTGCTGCACGAGAGAAAAATGGAGTCTATATTTCTCTTGAAAATTATGA AGCCCTTAATGGAAAGCTGACAGTTCAGGAAGAACAAATTGCAGAGTATATTGACAAAATCAGTGTCATGGAGGAAGAAGTGAAAAGA ATCACTGAATTATTCACAGTTAATAAAAATGAACTTGAACAGTGTAAAACGGATCTGCAAATCAAGGagaaagaactggaagaaaCCCAAAAAGATCTGCAAGAAACAAAGATTCATCTGGCTGAAGAAGAATATGTGGTTTCAGTTTTGGAAAACACTGAACAAAAACTTCATGGCACAGCTAGCAAG TTACTTTGTACAGTTCAAGAAACTACAAAAGATGTATCTGGCCTCCATGCAAAACTGGACCGTAAGAAGGTTGTTGATCAACACAATGCTATTGTCCAAAATACATTTGCAGGACAGATGAATGATTTATTCAACAAAATACAATATTCAGTTACTGAAAACAGTTTGAAGCAGCAACAGATGTTGACATGTTACACAAATTTTATAG GTAACCTCCTGTCTACCAGTTCTTCAGCAGCTAATATTCTTGCATCAGTTGTATCAGCATCTTTTGCCTCTGTTAAAGAATTGGTGTCCACTGAAGTTTCTCACGTGtccaaaaaaataatacaacatGAGAATCTGTCGCTTGATTGTAAAGCTGAGCTGCTGAGATTAATT GAGGAACATACATCTGGATTAGGAAGAGCATTAAACAGCTTGACACCAATGTTAGAATTTGTCTTGGGGCTAAACTGTCAGTTTCAGAATAACATGAAGAAATACTCTGTTGTGGTTGACAAG ATGGAGGGTCATAAAAGGGAAATTGATACCTTCTTTGAAGATCTTTCTCTCACACTGAAAGAATTACGGGAAGAAACAGCCAGTGTTTTTGCTCAGCTTCAGAATGATTGTgagaatttaaaagaagaagTGGAAATGACGAAGTTGGCACATGCAAAG AACACAGCTCAATTGATGTCCTTACTGCAAAGCCAGCTTGACCATTTTGCTCAGGAGACTCAGAAGAACTTAACTAACGTACTTGCAAAAAATGGAAGCTTGAAGACCACCATCTCCGCTGTACAAGAAAATGTTCACCT GAAAGCTACAGACCTTGTCAGCAGTGCAACTTCCAATCACAGCAAATTTATTGCATCTCTGGATAACTTCTCTCAAGACCTCAGGACCATAAATGCTGAAAACAAGATGATGCTGGAAAAATCCACTGACCACTGTTGTCAACTCCTCACCAATCTCAAAAATGTGTCTCAGGATGCTGATAAATGGGGTGAATTTATGACTGCTCAGATAGTCAGCTTTACCAATCAGCAGCTATTGTCCTTCAGTGACAAGAAACAGCAACTTGAGTGTTTACAAAAG AAAAATGAAGACAGCTGTGATACAGCCATAGCTGAAATTGATGACCATATTGGTAGACAAAAAGCTACTGAGGAGAAGGTACTGAATGGCCTTCTTGAGCAGATAAAGGTTGACCAAGAAATACTTCTGAAGGAGAAGCTGGCACTTCATGAGGAAGCAGGGAGTGGACTGACTCAGGTTAATGATTTCCTGCAGGAGGATCTTAAAGTGGATGTTCCAACAG GGGCAACTCCACAGAGAAAAGACTACTTCTATCCAGTCACACTTGTGAGAACAGAACCCCGGGAACTTCTGCTGGAGCAATTAAGGCAAAGGCAACTAAAGCTTGATGCTGTTCTGAACAGTGTGACAGAGGTGGAGGATAATGTAGATCAG GACCTGttggaagaagaggaagggTTGCAAGAAGCAAGTGAAAGCCTTGCTAGCGACAAATCCTTAGTGGATGCGAACATGTGCTGCCAAGCAAATGGTGGCGTTCCCTTTTTCCAG CACAAAAGGAGTCACAAGAGGGACAAAGAGAACAAATCTGCAGCTGCAGTAGAGAGCAAGATAGAAGATATGACGGAACAGTTTCTTCCCAAATCTAAACCTCCTTTAAGATCACTGAACTAA